From Bacteroidales bacterium, a single genomic window includes:
- a CDS encoding ferredoxin family protein, translating to MAKLKGAIVIDIERCKGCEVCLGACPEEVIAMAKAVNGKGYHYAEPVKSDNCTGCTNCAVVCPDGVITVYRVKI from the coding sequence ATGGCAAAATTAAAAGGTGCAATCGTTATTGATATCGAACGATGCAAAGGATGCGAAGTATGTTTAGGCGCATGCCCCGAAGAAGTTATTGCTATGGCAAAAGCAGTAAATGGCAAGGGATATCATTATGCCGAACCGGTAAAAAGTGATAATTGTACCGGCTGTACTAATTGTGCAGTTGTATGCCCTGACGGCGTTATCACAGTTTACAGAGTTAAAATTTAA
- a CDS encoding 3-methyl-2-oxobutanoate dehydrogenase subunit VorB, with product MKELRLMKGNEAVAEAAIRAGADGYFGYPITPQSEVLEYLMAEKPYERTGMVVLQAESEVAAINMCYGGASSGKKVMTSSSSPGISLKMEGISYMAGAELPCLILNVVRGGPGLGTIQPSQSDYFQATKGGGHGDYRLIVLAPASVQETYDFVKLGFDLAFQYRNPVMILSDGVIGQMMEKVELDEQVPRRTHEQVVKECPWATTGKTPDRQRNIITSLDLDSAKQEKHVLKLGEKYKKIEETEVRFEKINCDDAEYIFVAFGSSARICQKAVDLGRAKGIKVGLLRPITLFPFPKKPIAELANKVKGMLTVEMNLGQMIEDVKLAVNGKVKVEHFGRTGGIIPSPEEVLKALEQKIIGG from the coding sequence ATGAAAGAATTAAGATTAATGAAAGGTAACGAAGCAGTTGCAGAAGCTGCAATTCGTGCCGGTGCTGACGGATATTTCGGATACCCGATTACACCTCAATCGGAAGTGCTCGAATACCTGATGGCAGAGAAACCCTATGAAAGAACAGGAATGGTTGTTCTTCAGGCTGAAAGTGAAGTAGCAGCAATCAATATGTGTTATGGCGGCGCTTCCTCAGGAAAAAAAGTAATGACATCATCTTCAAGTCCGGGAATAAGTCTGAAAATGGAAGGTATATCCTATATGGCAGGTGCTGAATTGCCTTGCCTTATACTCAATGTAGTTCGCGGAGGCCCCGGTCTTGGAACTATACAGCCTTCACAATCTGATTACTTCCAGGCAACAAAAGGCGGCGGACATGGCGACTACAGGCTCATTGTTTTAGCTCCCGCATCAGTTCAGGAAACATATGATTTTGTAAAACTCGGTTTCGACCTTGCTTTCCAATATAGAAATCCTGTAATGATTTTGTCTGACGGCGTTATCGGACAGATGATGGAAAAAGTTGAACTTGATGAACAGGTTCCCCGTCGTACTCACGAACAAGTAGTTAAAGAATGTCCCTGGGCTACAACCGGAAAAACTCCCGACAGGCAAAGAAATATCATCACTTCGCTTGACCTCGATTCAGCAAAACAGGAAAAACATGTTTTGAAACTTGGCGAAAAATATAAAAAGATAGAAGAAACAGAAGTTCGTTTTGAAAAAATAAATTGCGATGATGCCGAATATATTTTTGTAGCATTCGGTTCAAGCGCACGAATTTGTCAGAAAGCTGTTGACCTTGGAAGAGCTAAAGGTATTAAAGTGGGATTGCTAAGACCAATCACTTTATTCCCTTTCCCTAAAAAACCAATTGCCGAACTGGCAAACAAAGTAAAAGGAATGTTGACTGTAGAAATGAATCTTGGACAAATGATAGAAGATGTAAAACTTGCAGTTAACGGTAAAGTAAAAGTTGAGCATTTTGGACGTACCGGTGGTATCATCCCATCACCCGAAGAAGTTTTAAAGGCTCTTGAACAAAAAATTATAGGAGGTTAA
- a CDS encoding thiamine pyrophosphate-dependent enzyme, producing the protein MTREEIIKPENLVYKKTKLFTDKPLSYCPGCGHGTTHRLILETIEEMGIQDKTIGVAPVGCSVLAYEFMDIDMQQAAHGRAPALATAIKRLNPDQFVFTYQGDGDLAAIGTAETIHACNRGENITIIFINNGIYGMTGGQMAPTTLPGMKASTCPYGRDVAMMGNPLKMTEIVATLPGTYYVTRQSVHTPAAVRKCKKAIRKAFENQKLNKGVSFVEVVSNCNSGWKMTPVAANKWMEENMFPFYPLGDIKVPKE; encoded by the coding sequence ATGACAAGAGAAGAAATTATAAAACCCGAAAATTTAGTTTATAAAAAAACAAAACTTTTCACTGACAAACCTCTTAGTTATTGCCCGGGTTGCGGTCATGGTACTACTCACCGCCTCATCCTTGAAACTATTGAAGAAATGGGTATCCAGGATAAAACTATTGGTGTTGCACCTGTAGGTTGTTCTGTTCTTGCATACGAATTCATGGATATTGATATGCAGCAGGCTGCTCACGGTCGTGCTCCTGCACTGGCAACTGCAATAAAAAGATTAAACCCCGATCAGTTTGTGTTTACCTACCAGGGCGATGGCGACCTTGCTGCTATTGGTACTGCTGAAACCATTCATGCATGTAACAGAGGCGAAAACATTACTATTATTTTTATAAATAATGGAATATATGGTATGACCGGTGGACAAATGGCTCCAACAACATTACCGGGAATGAAAGCATCAACCTGTCCTTATGGAAGAGATGTTGCGATGATGGGAAACCCATTAAAAATGACCGAGATTGTTGCTACTTTACCCGGTACATATTATGTTACACGCCAATCTGTTCATACACCGGCAGCAGTTCGTAAATGTAAAAAGGCTATACGTAAGGCATTCGAAAATCAGAAATTAAATAAAGGAGTATCGTTTGTTGAAGTGGTTTCAAATTGTAACTCCGGTTGGAAAATGACTCCCGTTGCTGCTAACAAATGGATGGAAGAAAATATGTTTCCTTTCTATCCACTTGGAGACATTAAAGTCCCGAAAGAATAA
- a CDS encoding 2-oxoacid:acceptor oxidoreductase family protein, with translation MTEEIIIAGFGGQGVLSMGKILAYSGIMGNKEVSWMPSYGPEMRGGTANVTVIISDERISSPILSEFDTAIILNQQSMDKFEKSVKKGGCLIYDGNGITRHPERKDINIYRIDANDEAAKRGIQKVFNMMVLGGYLKIKPIVSSEFIHKGLEKSLPKRHHNLIPDNEKAVEIGKEIIKQIHKAN, from the coding sequence ATGACCGAAGAAATAATCATAGCCGGATTTGGCGGACAAGGCGTACTCTCAATGGGAAAAATTCTTGCTTATTCAGGAATCATGGGAAATAAAGAAGTCAGCTGGATGCCTTCATACGGCCCCGAAATGAGAGGCGGTACTGCCAATGTAACTGTAATCATCAGCGATGAAAGAATCAGTTCACCTATTCTTTCTGAATTTGATACAGCAATTATCCTGAACCAGCAATCGATGGATAAATTTGAAAAATCGGTAAAAAAAGGCGGTTGCCTTATTTATGATGGTAATGGAATTACTCGCCATCCCGAAAGAAAAGATATCAATATCTATCGTATCGATGCTAATGATGAAGCCGCAAAACGCGGAATCCAGAAAGTTTTTAACATGATGGTATTAGGTGGTTATCTTAAAATTAAACCTATTGTATCATCTGAATTCATTCATAAAGGACTGGAGAAATCTTTACCCAAAAGACATCACAACCTTATTCCTGATAACGAAAAAGCTGTGGAAATAGGAAAAGAAATCATCAAACAAATTCACAAAGCGAATTAA
- a CDS encoding TIGR02757 family protein — protein sequence MDEKSLKKLLDLKYKQFNTVEFISSDPVSIPHLFSKKEDIEISGFLTSTIAWGQRTTIIKNSLKLMDMMDMNPHDYVLNANKYDLRILRKFVHRTFNGNDCLYFIKSLKHIYKKYGSLENAFLVGYDKDKTIRTSIIEFRKIFFSLVHDPHTEKHISDPLKNSSCKRLNLFLRWMVRKDNNGVDFGIWKKIPSSALLCPLDLHTGNVSRELRITTRTKNDWIAVEEITDKLKKFDPTDPAKYDFALFGIGVNNIQK from the coding sequence ATGGATGAAAAAAGTTTAAAAAAACTTCTCGATTTAAAATATAAACAATTCAATACGGTAGAATTTATTTCCTCCGATCCGGTTTCTATTCCTCATCTTTTCTCAAAAAAAGAAGATATTGAGATTTCAGGATTTCTCACTTCAACCATTGCATGGGGGCAAAGAACTACTATCATAAAAAATTCATTAAAACTAATGGATATGATGGATATGAATCCGCATGATTATGTTTTAAATGCCAATAAATACGATTTACGAATATTAAGAAAATTCGTTCACCGCACTTTCAATGGAAATGATTGTTTGTATTTCATAAAGTCATTGAAACATATTTATAAAAAGTACGGCTCCCTGGAAAATGCATTTCTGGTGGGTTATGATAAGGATAAAACTATTCGTACATCAATTATTGAATTCAGAAAAATATTTTTCTCACTGGTTCACGACCCGCATACAGAAAAACACATTTCCGATCCTCTTAAAAATTCATCATGTAAAAGATTAAATCTTTTTCTTCGTTGGATGGTTCGCAAAGACAATAATGGCGTTGACTTTGGAATATGGAAAAAAATTCCTTCCTCTGCCCTGCTTTGCCCGCTTGATTTACATACCGGCAATGTTTCAAGAGAACTCAGAATTACAACCAGGACAAAAAACGACTGGATTGCCGTAGAAGAAATTACTGATAAACTAAAAAAATTCGACCCTACAGATCCTGCAAAATATGATTTTGCACTTTTTGGTATAGGTGTTAATAATATTCAAAAATAA
- a CDS encoding cation:proton antiporter, which translates to MLHLPPLINDLALILGSAAIVTLVFKKLKQPVVLGYIIAGFLVGPNFHLFPTIVEIKSIRTWADIGVIFLLFGLGLEFSFKKLLKVGGVAAVTALTEITLTMLLGYGVGIMLGWNTINSLFLGGILAIASTTIIIRAFDELGVKNQKFAGIVTGVLIIEDLTAVILMVLLSTVAVSKTFSGSEMFMSVLKLVFFIVLWFVSGIFFIPTILKKLRSLMNEETLLIVSLALCFAMVVLATYAGFSSALGAFIMGSILAETIKADKIEIIIKPVKNLFGAIFFVSVGMLIVPQMILQHIIPIIAAIFVLLLGKPFFVAIGALAAGTPLKIAVQSGMSLSQIGEFSFIIAALGLSLKVTGDFLYPIAVAVSILTTFTTPYMIRLSEPVYKLIEIKLPKKWKKALETYSVGAQNINEISDWKILLRSYFINLIVYSVIIITIIILITKYVAPLFINNGWNQIFIAVFAFIVLSPFLWALAFRRIHGQAYANVWLKTSQRGPLIILQLSRIALAVFYMGFLFDRLFSPWTAFRAAIVSCIILVIFSKKIKTFYGKIETSFFNNFNGRETKTADKNEALTPWDTHITVFELNAQSPYVGKTLSEIQVREVFGVNIAMIERGDIVINVPTRQQRLYPHDKISVIGTDEQLQKFKIYLESSVRESLIENTKQKVSLHHFTVGEKSKLINKNIRESKIRERSNSLVVGIERNGSRILNPESDLVFEINDKVWIVGNEKRIKILMKEFTG; encoded by the coding sequence ATGTTACATTTACCTCCGCTTATAAATGATTTGGCGCTTATTCTTGGTTCCGCTGCAATTGTTACCCTGGTATTTAAAAAATTAAAACAACCGGTGGTATTGGGGTATATCATTGCAGGGTTTTTAGTAGGTCCGAATTTCCATTTGTTTCCTACCATTGTTGAAATTAAAAGTATCAGAACATGGGCAGATATTGGTGTGATATTTCTTCTATTCGGACTGGGACTGGAGTTCAGTTTTAAAAAATTATTAAAAGTTGGCGGAGTAGCAGCTGTAACAGCACTGACAGAAATAACGCTTACCATGCTTTTAGGTTATGGCGTAGGTATTATGTTAGGATGGAACACAATAAATAGTTTGTTCCTGGGCGGAATACTTGCTATTGCATCTACTACTATTATTATTCGCGCTTTTGATGAATTGGGTGTGAAGAACCAAAAGTTTGCAGGTATTGTAACCGGGGTATTAATCATTGAGGATTTAACTGCTGTTATACTTATGGTTTTACTTTCAACAGTGGCTGTAAGCAAGACTTTTTCGGGAAGCGAAATGTTCATGTCTGTTTTAAAATTGGTTTTTTTTATTGTACTTTGGTTTGTTTCGGGAATATTTTTTATACCTACTATTTTAAAAAAACTTCGTTCATTGATGAATGAAGAAACACTTCTGATTGTATCATTGGCATTATGTTTTGCTATGGTTGTACTGGCAACATACGCAGGGTTTTCATCAGCGCTCGGTGCATTCATAATGGGTTCTATCCTGGCAGAAACTATTAAAGCGGATAAAATTGAGATTATCATTAAACCTGTAAAAAATCTTTTTGGTGCAATTTTCTTTGTATCCGTGGGTATGTTGATCGTTCCTCAAATGATACTACAACATATTATTCCCATTATTGCAGCAATATTTGTGTTATTACTTGGCAAACCATTTTTTGTTGCAATAGGAGCATTAGCTGCCGGTACACCTCTGAAAATTGCTGTACAGTCGGGGATGAGCCTTTCGCAAATTGGTGAATTTTCTTTTATTATTGCAGCCTTAGGGCTTTCGCTAAAAGTAACAGGCGATTTTCTATATCCCATAGCAGTAGCTGTATCAATACTAACTACATTCACTACACCTTATATGATTCGCTTATCTGAACCTGTTTATAAACTTATTGAGATCAAACTCCCAAAGAAGTGGAAGAAGGCATTGGAAACATATAGTGTAGGAGCGCAAAACATAAATGAGATAAGCGATTGGAAAATATTATTACGTTCTTATTTTATTAACCTTATAGTTTATTCAGTAATTATTATCACAATCATTATATTAATTACGAAATACGTTGCCCCGTTATTTATTAATAATGGATGGAATCAAATATTTATTGCTGTTTTTGCTTTTATTGTATTATCGCCATTTTTGTGGGCGCTTGCTTTCCGCAGAATACATGGCCAGGCGTATGCTAATGTATGGTTAAAAACATCACAACGCGGACCTCTGATTATTTTACAATTATCAAGAATTGCATTAGCGGTTTTTTATATGGGCTTTTTGTTTGATCGCTTGTTTTCCCCATGGACAGCCTTTAGAGCTGCTATTGTTTCTTGTATCATACTTGTGATCTTTTCAAAAAAGATAAAGACATTTTATGGAAAAATTGAAACGAGTTTTTTTAATAATTTCAATGGACGGGAAACGAAGACTGCAGATAAAAATGAAGCTTTAACCCCATGGGACACGCATATTACGGTTTTTGAATTAAATGCGCAATCACCCTATGTTGGGAAAACCTTATCGGAAATACAGGTACGAGAAGTATTCGGAGTTAATATCGCAATGATCGAACGTGGCGATATTGTGATTAATGTGCCAACAAGGCAGCAGCGTTTATATCCTCATGATAAGATTTCAGTAATAGGAACAGATGAGCAATTACAGAAATTTAAAATTTACCTTGAGTCTTCTGTTAGAGAATCACTGATTGAAAATACAAAGCAAAAAGTATCGCTGCATCATTTTACTGTTGGTGAAAAATCTAAACTTATCAATAAAAATATTCGTGAATCAAAAATCCGTGAACGTTCTAACAGTTTAGTGGTGGGGATAGAAAGGAATGGCAGCCGTATTCTAAACCCTGAATCCGACCTTGTATTTGAGATAAATGATAAAGTATGGATAGTAGGAAATGAGAAACGAATAAAAATTTTAATGAAAGAATTTACAGGTTAA